One Rossellomorea aquimaris DNA window includes the following coding sequences:
- a CDS encoding DHHA1 domain-containing protein, giving the protein MTVKQYYQDAYMKTFQTSIQDQQQDDSGWYVVLEQTAFYPTGGGQPHDTGTLKDKRVINVEEVNGEIRHYIEAPFGDISGVFEGQIDWERRFDHMQQHAGQHILSAAFAETLGYETISFHLGKEFLTIDLDVSDISNSDALKAEELANRIIREARQIETKWVAEAELFEYPLRKQPSVTDEIRLVIIPDFDYNGCGGTHPRSTSEVGSIKILDWEKHKGHIRLQFVCGDRVLNQLHGKSGILKVMTRLLQAPEENMVPAVERLLAKQKEQEKALEGLKEVLLTYEAQGLLGEGTSQEGYTLIKKAYSDRSIQELQKIAQHIVAKREETIVLLVVQNDQKLQLVAAKGSSPSVNLREVAQKVFPLINGKGGGKESFVQGGGEAVMSREELLKTLVNQL; this is encoded by the coding sequence ATGACAGTCAAACAATACTATCAAGACGCCTATATGAAAACCTTTCAAACATCCATACAAGATCAACAGCAGGATGATTCAGGCTGGTACGTCGTATTAGAACAAACGGCTTTCTATCCAACAGGCGGTGGCCAGCCCCATGATACAGGAACTTTAAAGGACAAGCGGGTTATCAATGTGGAAGAAGTGAACGGAGAGATCCGTCATTACATAGAAGCGCCGTTCGGGGATATCTCAGGGGTCTTTGAGGGACAGATTGATTGGGAGCGCCGCTTTGATCATATGCAGCAGCACGCCGGTCAGCATATCCTGTCTGCCGCATTTGCCGAAACATTAGGATATGAGACGATCAGCTTTCACCTCGGGAAAGAGTTCTTGACCATCGACTTAGACGTTAGTGACATTAGCAACTCAGATGCTCTGAAAGCAGAGGAACTGGCCAACCGGATCATTAGGGAAGCGAGGCAGATTGAGACGAAGTGGGTGGCGGAAGCGGAACTATTCGAATATCCGCTTCGAAAGCAGCCTTCAGTCACAGACGAGATTCGGCTCGTCATCATCCCGGACTTCGATTACAACGGATGCGGCGGGACCCATCCACGTTCCACGAGCGAAGTCGGGTCAATCAAGATCCTTGATTGGGAGAAGCATAAAGGCCATATCCGATTGCAGTTTGTATGCGGGGACCGGGTACTGAATCAATTACACGGTAAGAGTGGAATTCTGAAAGTGATGACGCGTCTGTTGCAGGCTCCAGAAGAAAACATGGTACCGGCTGTAGAGCGACTGCTGGCAAAGCAAAAAGAACAAGAGAAAGCATTGGAAGGGTTGAAAGAGGTACTGTTGACGTATGAAGCACAAGGATTACTTGGGGAGGGAACTTCACAAGAAGGCTATACATTAATCAAAAAAGCTTACTCGGACCGCTCCATCCAAGAGCTTCAAAAAATCGCACAACATATCGTCGCTAAGAGAGAAGAAACGATTGTGTTATTGGTTGTACAAAATGATCAAAAGCTCCAGCTCGTAGCGGCGAAGGGTTCCTCACCTAGCGTCAACCTAAGAGAGGTCGCGCAAAAGGTCTTCCCGTTGATCAACGGGAAAGGCGGGGGAAAGGAATCGTTCGTACAAGGTGGGGGAGAAGCTGTTATGAGTAGGGAAGAGCTTCTCAAGACGTTGGTGAATCAGTTATAG
- a CDS encoding sporulation protein, whose protein sequence is MLNKHKKALNKAKFKKKITRTIGSILVDTILPKDEIIPGEELVGEVELRSKKGLQKVERIKVSLMQQFMTVDDHISNLPLHSVEMRLTEEQRNTDEVTVPFSMTVPLYVPHNMGKRQCWIQTDVDIAYKLDPRDLDFINVNPHPIMTKVNKVLIERLGLLKTNREEVIYYSGFGGRFVIDKRILNHPLYPMLSKRSVPLVHELEFYPPDEFKEKFKEVEIIYDIHPEGLDLYVELQYFIRKNIGGYFEREALRERGMDEVIHKIRFTNEELEMEEEIASKILDLLQNAEEPEELRGN, encoded by the coding sequence ATGCTGAACAAACACAAAAAAGCCTTAAATAAAGCTAAATTCAAGAAGAAAATCACCAGAACCATAGGATCGATATTGGTGGATACCATTTTGCCTAAGGATGAGATTATACCGGGTGAAGAGTTGGTGGGGGAGGTTGAACTGAGAAGCAAAAAAGGGTTACAAAAGGTTGAGCGCATCAAGGTTTCCCTTATGCAGCAGTTTATGACGGTGGATGACCATATTAGTAACCTGCCTTTACACTCGGTGGAAATGAGGTTAACCGAGGAACAAAGAAATACAGATGAGGTGACCGTGCCCTTTTCAATGACAGTTCCCCTGTACGTCCCTCATAATATGGGAAAGCGCCAGTGCTGGATTCAAACCGATGTAGACATTGCGTATAAATTAGATCCCCGTGATCTTGATTTTATCAACGTGAACCCTCATCCGATCATGACGAAAGTAAATAAAGTCCTAATTGAACGATTGGGATTATTGAAAACAAATCGGGAAGAGGTCATTTATTATTCTGGTTTTGGTGGGAGATTCGTCATTGATAAACGGATTCTCAATCATCCTCTTTATCCCATGTTATCAAAGCGTTCGGTTCCACTTGTACATGAGCTGGAGTTTTACCCCCCTGATGAGTTTAAGGAAAAGTTTAAAGAGGTTGAGATTATTTATGACATTCATCCTGAAGGACTGGACCTTTATGTCGAATTGCAATACTTCATAAGAAAAAATATTGGTGGTTATTTTGAGAGAGAGGCCCTTAGGGAGAGGGGGATGGACGAAGTCATTCACAAAATACGCTTTACAAATGAGGAGCTCGAAATGGAAGAGGAGATTGCATCCAAAATACTCGACCTTCTACAAAATGCAGAAGAACCAGAAGAGTTACGGGGAAATTGA